From Aliamphritea hakodatensis:
TGCAGAGCAAAAAGCCCTGAAGGAAGCACAGGCACAGACTCAGCAGCCAGACAACAGCGAGGCCGGCGCTTAAGGCTGCTTAAATCCGCTCAAAAACTAACAATGTGAGCATCACCAGAACCGACATTCCCAGCATATACGGCATATTCCAGCGCATAATCTGCATACCGTCGATGCCGTATTTCCCCTGTATCGAAATATTCATGCCGGACAACGGTCCCGCTGCCGACCCCAGCGCCCAGCTGGATAAAAAGATAATCCCCAACATGCTCTGATCCGGCTGCAGCGGCATCAGCAAGGGGCCGATAAGGGAAATACCGATAACCGGATGCAGGCCTGATACCGCCAGCAGCATAATAAATCCGTAACTCAGGCCCGCCGTCCAGGCGTTAAATTCACTGAATGGCAGTAAAGACCCCTGCCCGGCCAGCAAACTCTGCAAGCCAAAACTGAATACCCCGGCAGACAGAAACAGCACCACCTCATTGGTCATATTCGCCAGCCGACCATGTACGTGACCGCGCAGCGGTGCAGCCACGCTGCCCCGCAACAGCAATGTAAACAGGCAAATCAGCGGTGCAGACAGGGTGATAATGAACAATATGGACAACTGCGGATAAAGGTAGTGTACAAGCAATACAGCGACCGCCAGTAAGCTTGGCAACCAGAGGCTGTTCAGCCGAAGCGGATAGCCTTCAAAGCGCTCATGCACTGACAGCCGGCGTACCGTAAAGAAGATCACCACCAACGCCGCCATCGCCAGAAAAGCTCCGCTAAACATCAGCTCCGATAAGCGTGCTTCAGGTGCATAGGTAAGCGCCACCCCCATCGCCGCAAAGAATGGCGACCAGAACGCTGCCGCTGAAAAAGCCCGGGTCAGCGCGACCACCTGCGCCCGGCTCAGTGAGCGCCGCTGTGACATACGGTCCCCGAGAATAAACAGCGCGGAAAGGTTAATCACCGCTCCGAAGAAATGCACCCCCAGAAGGGTTCCCAGGATCGAACGCTTACCCGTAGGCAGTTGCTCACCTTCCGCAAGATCAGGCTGGCTGACCAGCCCGAGAAAGCTTACCGCCACCAGCATCGAAATCAGCGCAATATTGCCTTTCAGTAAACCACTGAAATCCACCGGATTAGCCAGCAACCACGCCAGTAAAGCAGCCCCTGCGCCAATCCCGGACAACACCAGCGCCTGCAGGCGGTTACGGCGGCTCATTGTCTGCCACGAGAGCCCGCAGGCCAGCCAGTAACACAGACCGGCAAATAGAAGAAAACTCTCCTGCCAAAGGGCCAGCGGAGTACTGATCACCCCCAGCAAGACACTGACGCCCCGCAATGACTGCAACGGATTCACCGCCACCGCATCCGCAACACTGTTACCCTGTGACATAACATCCTGTCCTTAAAAAGCCCTTAACGAAAAAAGCCTTGTGCTCCGAAGATGCACAAGGCTTTGAGTATTACATTACGAACCGATCAGTGATGATGACCGCCAGCACCGTGTGCATGGCCGTGTTCAAGCTCTTCTTCAGACGCATCGCGTACTTCAACCACTTCAACGTCGAAGTTCAGTACATCACCTGCCAGCGGGTGGTTGCCGTCTACCGTAACAGTTTCGTCAGTCAAAGCAGTTACAACAACCGGCTGCTCACCCCATGGCGTCTGCGCCATGAACTGCATACCGATTTCAATATTGTCGATACCGTCAAAAAGATTACGTTCAACTTCCTGAATCAACTCTTCGTTTGGCTGACCGTAACCTTCTTCAGGAGATACTTCTACCTGCTGCTTATCGCCGACCTGTTTACCGGTCAGAGCGTTTTCCAGGCCAGGAACAATATTGCCCTTACCGTGCAGATACGCCAACGGCTCACCACCGGCAGAAGAATCCAGTACTTCACCGGCGGCATTCGTCAGGGTGTAATGGATCAGAACAACTTTATTGTCAGCAACTTGCATGTTTTTCTCTCGCTTATAAGGACAAAACAGCGATAGCGCTGCCAAAGGCCTCAGAAATTAATTAACCCGGCTGATCAGAAGCGCGCCGGCATGGTTTACATAATGCCGACGCCCCTGCTGTGTTTCAAGGGCTTAGCGGATATTCTCGTTAATATAATCCGCCCCCAGCTCACGGGTCAGCATACCGGCATCCACTGACCGGCAACCGCTGCGGTTTTGCCCGGACCAGAAGGGTGAAAAATCTCCGCTGCCGGCCGCTTCAGCCACACTGCGTAACGGTGCCAGCGCGGCGGTCGCCTGGGGAAACGGCGGCGCGTCAGGGCTGACCGGCCCCAGCTCCAGCATTGCCCGGTTGACGATCCCCCGGGCCGGACCGCCGGAAAACACATTGGTCAGCGCCGTATGCACCGAAGTATCCTGCAATGCTGCCCGGTGCAAAGCGCTGGTATTGGTCTGATCACACAGTAAATATACCGTGCCCATCTGCACCCCGGCAGCGCCCAGTTGCATCGCCGCCCGGATACCTGCCTGATCACAAATCCCACCGGCAGCAATCACCGGCACATCCACTGCAGCAACCAGCTGCGGCAACAGCGCGAATGTACCCGACTGGGTATCCATATTCCGGGTCAGGAAAATACCCCGGTGCCCACCGGCCTCAAGTCCCTGGGCAATAATGGCATCCACCCCATGCTCCGCCAGCCAGCGCCCTTCCTCCAGCGTGGTGGCACTGGCAATCACTTTTGCCCCCGTTGCCCGGACCCGGGACAACAGCGATGCATCCGGCAAACCAAAATGAAAGCTCACCACGTCAGGCCGGTATTTTTCAACCACGGCCGCATGATCTGCATTAAAAGGCGCGCGGCCACCGGCGGCTGGCGTCTCATCAACACCCAGTTCTTCGTAATAGGGCTGAAGCCTGTCCCGCCAGCGCTGTAACTGACCGTCTGTTACCGGCACGGGGTCATGGGCAAAAAAGTTAACATTCACCGGACGGTCCGTGCCGGCCCGGATAGCCTCCAGCTCCGTCGCCATTGTCTGCGGCGTCAGCATGGCACAGGGCAATGATCCCAATCCACCGGCATTACTGACTGCGATCGCCAGCGAACTCCCCTGCACACCCGCCATCGGTGCTTGAATAATGGGTAACTCAATATCAAATACATCCCGGATATCAGCCATTGGTATACTCCTCTGCGCAGTCATTTTCAGGCGGAAAGCATTACACAGTTACTGCAGTGCAACAACCCACCAACCGTGGCTCTTATGAAGTACCAGCCAGCGCCGCATCATTCGCAAAAAACCTTCAGATCCGCTAAGCTGCACAGCTTTTAGCCCTACCTGCCAACCACTTGGCTATCATGGATATCAAACGCTATTTATGTCATTCGCAAAACTGGGTCTTAGTGACAACCTGCTCGCCGCTCTGGAAGCACAAAACTTCACCACAGCCACCCCTGTACAGCAACAGGCGATTCCGCTGATCCTGCAAGGCAAAGACGTATTGGCCGCCGCGCAAACCGGCACCGGAAAAACCGCCGCCTTTGCACTGCCGGTACTGCACCTGATAGGCCACCGGCAGGCAGAAGCGCACCGGCCACTGGCACTGATCCTTGTCCCTACCCGTGAGCTGGCCAGCCAGGTAGCCGCAAATATCGAACAGCTAAGCGATGATTCAGTCCGTTGCACCATTCTGATTGGCGGTGTTCCCCGCGAACCACAGCTGGAAGCACTTCAGGCTGGCGCTGAAATTCTGATCGCCACTCCGGGCCGTTTACTCGATCTGTATCTGCAGGACGCCATCCGCTTTGAGCAGCTGGAATATCTGGTACTGGATGAAGCTGACCGCATGCTGGACCTGGGCTTCAGCCCGGAAATCACCCGTATTTTTGACGCCCTGCCCGCCCGGCGTCAGACCCTGCTGTTCTCTGCCACTTTCAGCGAAAGTATCCGGGAACTGGCCAGACAACGTCTGAACAACCCGGCAGAAATTTCTGTCAGCCCGGCCAACAGCGCCGCCAAAACGGTGAAGCACTGGCTCTACAGCACTGACAAAAAACGTAAGGCAGAACTGCTCACCGAACTTATTCTTACCGAACGCTGGCGTCAGACCCTGGTATTCACCAAAACCAAGAAAGGCGCTGATGCCCTTGGCAGTACGCTGGCAGATGCAGGCATTAACTGCGCGGTTATTCACAGCGACCGTAATCAGCAGGCCCGGGATAAAGCCCTCAATTCATTTCAGGCAGGCCGGGTCTGGGTATTAATTGCCACGGATGTCGCCTCCCGCGGGCTGGACATTGATCAGTTACAACAGGTGGTTAACTTTGATCTGCCTGTCGTGGCTGAAGACTATATTCACCGCATCGGCCGCACCGGCAGGGCCGGCAAGCAGGGACAGGCAATTTCGCTGGTCAGTGCCGACGAATTTCCGCAACTGCAGGCCATCGAACAACTGCTGGGTAAAAACATTGAGCGCCGCGAAGTGGCAGGATTTGAAGCAGATCACCGCCTGCCACTGTTCAGTAAGCCGGCCGCGCTGAAAAAAACACAAGATAAATCACCGGCGGGAAAACAGTCCAAGACAACGCATCAGAAACCGCCTGCAGCCAAAAGCAAACCGGCCAAAAAACATGGCGACTCCGGGCGGCAGGAAATGGGCCGGAAAAAAGCTCTTCAGGGGAAATCTGGCAAACCGGGAACGGCAAAGCGATCGGCTGAGGTAAAAGAACCGGCTGAGGTAAAACAGCAAAAGGCATCTAAACGGCCACGGCCAAGTTTCAGTAAACGCTGATCAGGCAGCGCAGGCCCTGGACGGACTGCGCCTCAGGCGATTGCCATCTGGTGATCATTACGCGCAACAGCCTGGCCTTCTAAATGGGCTGCGGCAAATTCCAGTGCCGGCACCGGACGGCCATAGAGATAGCCCTGCCCGCAACCGCAACCCTCTTCGAGAATAAAATCATTCTGTTCCTGGGTTTCAATACCTTCAGCTATCACGTTCAGCTTAAGCTTTCTGGCCATCGCGATAATTGCCCGGGCCAGTTCACGGTCCTGCTCACTGTTATCCAGATGCGCAATGAAGCCCCGGTCGATCTTCAGGGTATCAAAGGCGTATTTCTGCAAATAACTCAGTGACGCGTAGCCGGTACCAAAATCATCCAGAGACACACCCACGCCGATACGCTTCAGGGCATTGATCACCCGGGTAGCCTGATACTCATCCTGCATCAGTACGCCTTCCGTGATCTCCAGCTCCAGCATATTCGGCGGTAGCTCAAACTCAGTTAACAGATCTGCCACGTAACGTACCAGCCCGGTATCCCGGAACTGCACCGGTGAGATATTCACCGCCATACGCATCGGATAGTTATACAGCCGGTACCAGCTGGAAATCTGTTCAATTGCCGTGCGTAACACAAAGTTACCGATATCAGCGATCTGACCATTGCGCTCCGCCAGACTGATAAACTGATCCGGCCTGACATGTCCGAGCACCGGATTAAACCACCGCAGCAAAGCCTCTGCGCCAATCAGCCTGCGGGTGTCCGTCGCGATCAGTGGCTGAAAATGCAAACTGAATTCGTTATTTTTCAGTGCATCCACCAGATGCGACTCAAGGCGACAACGCTCATCCAGCGCCAGCTGCATACTGTCGGTAAAAAACGTATAGGCACTGCCGGAAACCTTACCCAGATTCATTGCCGCACCGGCCTTCTTCAGCAGGGTTGATGCATCCGGCCCGTCTGTCGGAGACATCGCCAGCCCCATCTTGATCGGCACCGTAATATTCTGCTGATCAATCACCAGCGGCTGATTCAGGCTATGACTCAGACGGTTCGCCAGCCGCACACTGAGCTCTTCTATCCGGGACGTGACCAGTAAAACAACAAACTCATTACCGGTGACCCGGGCCACATAATAATTACCGGACAGATCATGGCGCAGCCGGTCACTGACCCGCTGGAGAATCTGATCTCCAACCAGGTAACCGTAACTGTCATTGATGGTTTTGAAGTTCTGTAAACCGATATACAAAACTGCAAACTGCTGCTCTGCATTAACGGAAAGAATATGCTCCATGTGGCTGAGCAAAGCGGCCCGGTTAGGTAAACCGGTGAGCGCATCGTAACGCTGCACATACTCAAGCGTCTGCGCCATGGAAGCACGGTTATCAACTTCGTTGGAAAGCTGCTCCCGCAAACCGGTCAGTTCCTGCTGCTGCTTCTCATACAACTGCGTCAGTACTTCGTTGGCCGCTTCGAGACGGGCCTGCCGGGCCATACTTTCCAGATCGGCCTCGATGGTTTTCTGAAAACGGGACAGTAAAGCCCGGATATTATCGGCGTAATGATTTTCCCTGTTATCAAACACACAAATCGTGCCGAACAGCGCTCCGCCGGGCCAGTAGAGTGGTAAACCGTAATAAGACACCATGCCCTGCATTTCTGCCAGACACGCCTGCCATTCAGGATGCTGCGCGATATCCGCGACATGCAACGGGTCTTCATGACGGATAAAGGTCTGGCACAGGCGCCCCTGTACATCCCGGCTGCCTTTACTGAACGGGTTTGAGAGGTTATCGCTGGCGACAAATACTTCCAGCTGTTCACCCTGATCCCGGATAATCAGCACCGCCGGTATACTGGCAATCTCAGATGCCAGATCTACAGTTTGCTGCCAGCCTGCCAATATTGAATCGGGTACTTCCGCTGTTCTTATATCAACCGACATATGTTGTTTAAAGGTCCACTCTCATTTACGTTTTCGATAAACGTAACGGCTGTTATTCAAACGTTTATTAGAACACTTATTGCCGGCAGGAAAACCTTACCGCTCACCATTTTAAGGACAAGCGGTTTTGTAAACGCGCAATCAGCTGCTAGCAATCAGCTGAGTCACGCCGTCATAGACAAACTGAATCGCCAGCGCAGCCAGAATAACCCCCAAAAAGCGGCGCAGGATCTCATCGCCGGTACGGCCGATAATCACCTTCACATAGCGTGACAGCAGCATCAGCACCAGCGTCAGCACAGTGATGGAAATGATCGCCAGCAGAATCGATAAACTCTGCTCTGCATTTTCTGCCTGCGAAAACAGCAGGATCGACAATGTCAGGGAGCCAGGGCCGGCCATCAGCGGAATCGACATCGGAAACACCGAAATATCCCGTTTAGCGGTGGTCACCGTGTACTCGACATCCTGGGTAATCATTTTGAACGCGGTATAGAACAGCAGCAGGCCACCGGAAATCCGCAGCGCCTCAATATTAATGCCCAGTTTATTCAGGAAAGGTTCGCCGTAGTTACCGAAAATAATCAGCAACAGGGTCGAAATAATAATCGACTTAACAGCCATTTTAATCCGGTGACCGGTTTCACCCGCCGGTACCAGAGAGTGGAAAACAATTGCCGCACCGATCGGATCAATAATAATGAACAGTGCAGTGATGGCATTCAGATAAACCAGAATATCCATTCAGAAAACCTTACAGACAAAAAAATAAAATAAGACCGGCAGCCGGAAAATTCACCGGCTGGCAGCGCAACACATCAGTAAACAGGACAACAAAAACTAAGGGCGGGTACCGATCCGGACATTGCCGGTCTGCATAAACTGAGCAACCTGTTTACGCTTACGTCCGATCAGCAACGGTCCGTTATCGAAAAACAGAAAGTTCTTCCAGTGACGCTTAAACACGTACCAGCGGGTTTCAATCACGTGCTCAACGTCGTAACAGAAATACACCAGCGTATTATCATCCCAGTCCAGATGCTCCAGCAACTGCTCCGGCATTTCCGCATCGTCCGACTCCCAGCGGTTTTGCCACGGGAAGGTTTCCTGCCAGGTCGGGTTCTTGTTCGCCCAGTCATCATCATAAAATAATTCCGGATGATTACTTTCCTGGCTGATCTGCTGACGCCAGACCTGTTCGGCCCGGGCTTCACTCAGGGGTTTAATTTCATTCAGATCAGCCTCTGCAACAGGCAGGTCTTTATGCCTGAAAATCCAGGCGCGTTTATATGCTTCTAACGGTATGTAATTCATCTGATAAACCAAAACAGCCGCCGTATCTCATACGGCGGCATAACAAAAAGAGGCCTTATCTGTCGGCCAGAGACTGTGACTCAGACGTCTGAACAATGCCCGGCCGGCGGGCTTGCCAGAAACGCTTACGCCAGTAAGGATTCGCCAGCGGTGTAATACTTACCCCAAGGGTCTCACCGGCATGCAGAAAAGACTGATTGCCGATATAGATGCCAACATGACGGCTGTATTTTCCGGTTTTAAAAAACACCAGATCACCGGGCCGCAACTCGTCACGGCCGACCGGCGTGCCGGTCACCGCCTGTTTCAACGTAGTGCGTGGCAGGTTAAGATCAAACTGGGCAGCAAAACTGCGCTGTACAAAGGCAGAGCAATCAATCCCTTTTTTGGTCGTGCCGCCCAGACGGTAAGGCACCCCGTCCCACTCCGCAAACTGGCGCAGCAACTGCTCCTGAATAGTCGCTTCTGCGGCCGGCAGCGGTGTTACATTATTATAGCGCCAGCCAACCACCGGCTTCTCAGCCACTGATGTTTTATCTACCACGGCAGGTTTTACCGACTGACCACCACAGCCTGTCAGCAGCACCGCTACCGCCACACTGCACACAATCAACCCTGTACGAATCTGCATAAGCATTCTGCTGTTCATCCCGGAAAGCACGACAGATATTTGTGCCAATAATAGCCCAAGCATTGGCACAGCAATAGAGGCAAGATACTATTTTGGTTAAGGATTATCGATCATTTGGACAAAATACCATGGCCCAGACACCCAATTTACCTATTATTTACAGCACAGAAATAAAATCAGACTGGCTCGACTATAACAACCATATGAACGTCGCCTACTACGTGCTGGTCTTTGATCTGGCCGGTGTTGAACTGGTGACAAAACTGGGCCTGAGCCCTGAATACACAGCCCAGGAACAGATTTCCTGGATGGTACTGGAAAACCACATCACCTATAACAATGAAGTCAGCCTTGGTCAGGAAGTGGATATCAGCTGCCGGCTGCTGGATAACGACAGTAAACGCCTGCACCTCTACTTCGAAATGCATGCCCGCAATGCAGATGGCAGCACGTACCTGGCTTCCACCCTGGAACAGATGGCGATGTGCGTCGACCTCAGCGCCCGTAAAGCCTGTGAGTTCCCCTCTGATATCCTGACCAACATTGAAGCACTGGCCGACAAACACGAGACCCTGCCAATGCCTGATAAGATCGGCCGGAAAATTGCTATTCGCCGTAAACCCGCAGCAGGCTGAATCATGATAAAACCTGAAATCCTCCAGCGCGCTGTGACTCAGGGGCTGCTTAACCCCGAACAGGAAGCCCCCTTACTGGACTTTATCAACCGGCAACAGGATGCAGATCTGCCTTCCGCCCAGGATGAGGAACAGCTGAAGTTTGTGCGCAATTTTGGTGATATTTTTATCACCATCGGCGTCGCCTTCGTCGCCATATCGATCGCCACAATGGACCTGCAAAACTGGCAGTGGTGGCTGTCCGCGGGCTGTTTTGTTGCCCTGGCCGAATGGCTGGTGCGGCAACGCCGGCTTGCCCTGCCCGGCATGGCGATCCTGCTTTCAATTATGTACTTCGTCGCTCAGGGGGCCGGGCTACCGGACATCGACCTGTTCGCAGACCAGTACAGCAGTATTCCGTCGTTATTGTTACTGGCGGGCTGCGCCGGCGCATTTTACTGGCGTTACGGTATGCCGTTCAGCCTGTTACCCATGACCCTCAGCATTGTGACCATTGCACTGATCGGGCTGGGGGAAGAGTTACTGCAGCATCAGTGGCTGTTTACCCTGACCGGACTGGTTGTCTTCGCCGTTGCCATGACCTTCGACAGCAAAGACCGGCACCGGCAGCTGCGCTGGAGCGACTGCGGCTTCTGGCTGCATTTGCTGGCATCACCACTGATTGTCCACGGCGTCATGACCACCCTCATTTTCTCCGACGCCTCGGTGCTAAATGCACTGGGCAATGAGATCCTGCTGATCAGTTTCTTTATTGTGTTTATGTTAATCGCCCTGCTGGTCGACCGGCGGGCAATGCTGGTCTCCAGTTCCAGCTACGGGATTTATGCGATCTTCATGCTGCTGGAAAACAGCCCCGTCAGTG
This genomic window contains:
- a CDS encoding FKBP-type peptidyl-prolyl cis-trans isomerase, with translation MQVADNKVVLIHYTLTNAAGEVLDSSAGGEPLAYLHGKGNIVPGLENALTGKQVGDKQQVEVSPEEGYGQPNEELIQEVERNLFDGIDNIEIGMQFMAQTPWGEQPVVVTALTDETVTVDGNHPLAGDVLNFDVEVVEVRDASEEELEHGHAHGAGGHHH
- a CDS encoding NAD(P)H-dependent flavin oxidoreductase, translated to MADIRDVFDIELPIIQAPMAGVQGSSLAIAVSNAGGLGSLPCAMLTPQTMATELEAIRAGTDRPVNVNFFAHDPVPVTDGQLQRWRDRLQPYYEELGVDETPAAGGRAPFNADHAAVVEKYRPDVVSFHFGLPDASLLSRVRATGAKVIASATTLEEGRWLAEHGVDAIIAQGLEAGGHRGIFLTRNMDTQSGTFALLPQLVAAVDVPVIAAGGICDQAGIRAAMQLGAAGVQMGTVYLLCDQTNTSALHRAALQDTSVHTALTNVFSGGPARGIVNRAMLELGPVSPDAPPFPQATAALAPLRSVAEAAGSGDFSPFWSGQNRSGCRSVDAGMLTRELGADYINENIR
- a CDS encoding DEAD/DEAH box helicase; its protein translation is MSFAKLGLSDNLLAALEAQNFTTATPVQQQAIPLILQGKDVLAAAQTGTGKTAAFALPVLHLIGHRQAEAHRPLALILVPTRELASQVAANIEQLSDDSVRCTILIGGVPREPQLEALQAGAEILIATPGRLLDLYLQDAIRFEQLEYLVLDEADRMLDLGFSPEITRIFDALPARRQTLLFSATFSESIRELARQRLNNPAEISVSPANSAAKTVKHWLYSTDKKRKAELLTELILTERWRQTLVFTKTKKGADALGSTLADAGINCAVIHSDRNQQARDKALNSFQAGRVWVLIATDVASRGLDIDQLQQVVNFDLPVVAEDYIHRIGRTGRAGKQGQAISLVSADEFPQLQAIEQLLGKNIERREVAGFEADHRLPLFSKPAALKKTQDKSPAGKQSKTTHQKPPAAKSKPAKKHGDSGRQEMGRKKALQGKSGKPGTAKRSAEVKEPAEVKQQKASKRPRPSFSKR
- a CDS encoding bifunctional diguanylate cyclase/phosphodiesterase translates to MSVDIRTAEVPDSILAGWQQTVDLASEIASIPAVLIIRDQGEQLEVFVASDNLSNPFSKGSRDVQGRLCQTFIRHEDPLHVADIAQHPEWQACLAEMQGMVSYYGLPLYWPGGALFGTICVFDNRENHYADNIRALLSRFQKTIEADLESMARQARLEAANEVLTQLYEKQQQELTGLREQLSNEVDNRASMAQTLEYVQRYDALTGLPNRAALLSHMEHILSVNAEQQFAVLYIGLQNFKTINDSYGYLVGDQILQRVSDRLRHDLSGNYYVARVTGNEFVVLLVTSRIEELSVRLANRLSHSLNQPLVIDQQNITVPIKMGLAMSPTDGPDASTLLKKAGAAMNLGKVSGSAYTFFTDSMQLALDERCRLESHLVDALKNNEFSLHFQPLIATDTRRLIGAEALLRWFNPVLGHVRPDQFISLAERNGQIADIGNFVLRTAIEQISSWYRLYNYPMRMAVNISPVQFRDTGLVRYVADLLTEFELPPNMLELEITEGVLMQDEYQATRVINALKRIGVGVSLDDFGTGYASLSYLQKYAFDTLKIDRGFIAHLDNSEQDRELARAIIAMARKLKLNVIAEGIETQEQNDFILEEGCGCGQGYLYGRPVPALEFAAAHLEGQAVARNDHQMAIA
- a CDS encoding MarC family protein; amino-acid sequence: MDILVYLNAITALFIIIDPIGAAIVFHSLVPAGETGHRIKMAVKSIIISTLLLIIFGNYGEPFLNKLGINIEALRISGGLLLFYTAFKMITQDVEYTVTTAKRDISVFPMSIPLMAGPGSLTLSILLFSQAENAEQSLSILLAIISITVLTLVLMLLSRYVKVIIGRTGDEILRRFLGVILAALAIQFVYDGVTQLIASS
- a CDS encoding DUF2947 domain-containing protein, producing the protein MNYIPLEAYKRAWIFRHKDLPVAEADLNEIKPLSEARAEQVWRQQISQESNHPELFYDDDWANKNPTWQETFPWQNRWESDDAEMPEQLLEHLDWDDNTLVYFCYDVEHVIETRWYVFKRHWKNFLFFDNGPLLIGRKRKQVAQFMQTGNVRIGTRP
- a CDS encoding NlpC/P60 family protein, giving the protein MQIRTGLIVCSVAVAVLLTGCGGQSVKPAVVDKTSVAEKPVVGWRYNNVTPLPAAEATIQEQLLRQFAEWDGVPYRLGGTTKKGIDCSAFVQRSFAAQFDLNLPRTTLKQAVTGTPVGRDELRPGDLVFFKTGKYSRHVGIYIGNQSFLHAGETLGVSITPLANPYWRKRFWQARRPGIVQTSESQSLADR
- a CDS encoding thioesterase family protein, encoding MAQTPNLPIIYSTEIKSDWLDYNNHMNVAYYVLVFDLAGVELVTKLGLSPEYTAQEQISWMVLENHITYNNEVSLGQEVDISCRLLDNDSKRLHLYFEMHARNADGSTYLASTLEQMAMCVDLSARKACEFPSDILTNIEALADKHETLPMPDKIGRKIAIRRKPAAG